In Nitrosococcus oceani ATCC 19707, the following proteins share a genomic window:
- a CDS encoding helix-turn-helix domain-containing protein, whose amino-acid sequence MPLTEKELLERDAKRDIGAELLQSIRQMKAGNRGRVHYASISSVTEARHKVGLSQAQFAALLGVSKRTLQDWEQGRREPSGAAKSLLKIAKKRPDVLREIFS is encoded by the coding sequence ATGCCACTGACTGAGAAAGAGTTACTGGAACGCGATGCGAAGCGCGATATCGGGGCAGAGCTACTGCAGTCTATCCGACAAATGAAAGCAGGCAATCGCGGGCGTGTGCATTATGCAAGCATTTCATCGGTGACTGAGGCTCGCCACAAAGTGGGGCTTTCTCAAGCACAGTTTGCCGCTCTTCTAGGGGTATCCAAGCGGACCCTTCAAGACTGGGAGCAAGGGCGGCGAGAACCTTCTGGGGCAGCGAAATCCCTGCTCAAAATAGCCAAGAAACGCCCTGATGTGCTCCGAGAGATTTTCAGCTGA